The Cellulomonas fulva genome includes a window with the following:
- a CDS encoding sulfurtransferase TusA family protein, translating to MRSVVVVEGGDLGCARLLVLLRHRVAELDDGTVVHVSTSDPVAPIDLPVWCQMTGHAYLGTVPGTAVPTYAVQVTATPAATDPANPWRRAT from the coding sequence GTGCGGAGCGTCGTGGTGGTCGAAGGGGGCGACCTGGGGTGCGCGCGGCTGCTGGTGCTGCTGCGGCATCGGGTCGCGGAGCTCGACGACGGGACCGTGGTGCACGTGTCCACCTCCGACCCGGTCGCCCCGATCGACCTGCCGGTCTGGTGCCAGATGACGGGGCACGCCTACCTGGGCACCGTGCCGGGGACCGCGGTGCCGACCTACGCCGTGCAGGTGACCGCGACGCCTGCCGCCACCGATCCCGCCAACCCCTGGCGTCGGGCGACCTGA